In one window of Tenacibaculum mesophilum DNA:
- a CDS encoding DUF4126 domain-containing protein — translation MTPETIISIFLGIGLAASVGFRVFLPLFTLSLAGYYNVIPLNENWLWVASTPAIIALGVATILEIFAYYIPWFDNLLDTIAVPLAAIAGTAVMVSTVADLSPVITWALAIIAGGGTASAIKGTAASTRLTSTATTGGVANPIISTVETGTSLVMSAFSIFFPILAIILVILIFISIRKMFKYIFSKSKKV, via the coding sequence ATGACACCAGAAACTATTATCAGCATATTTTTAGGAATTGGCTTAGCTGCTTCCGTAGGGTTTAGAGTATTTTTACCTCTATTTACGTTAAGCTTAGCAGGATATTACAATGTTATTCCATTAAATGAAAACTGGCTGTGGGTAGCAAGTACCCCTGCTATTATAGCATTAGGTGTAGCTACAATATTAGAAATATTTGCATATTATATTCCTTGGTTTGACAACTTACTCGATACCATAGCTGTTCCGTTAGCCGCAATTGCAGGTACTGCAGTAATGGTTTCAACTGTGGCAGATTTATCACCAGTTATTACTTGGGCTTTAGCAATTATTGCTGGTGGCGGAACAGCATCAGCTATAAAGGGCACTGCTGCTTCTACTCGACTTACTTCTACAGCAACAACTGGAGGAGTTGCCAATCCAATTATTTCAACCGTAGAAACAGGCACCTCGTTAGTTATGTCTGCATTTTCTATTTTTTTTCCTATACTGGCTATTATTCTAGTTATTTTGATTTTTATTAGTATACGTAAAATGTTTAAATACATTTTTTCTAAATCAAAAAAGGTATAA
- a CDS encoding YifB family Mg chelatase-like AAA ATPase: protein MLVKVYGSAVFGIEATTITVEVNIDKGIGYHLVGLPDKAVSESSYRISAALANNSYKLPGKKIIINMAPADIRKEGAAYDLTLAIGILAASNQIKSEQIDEYIIMGELSLDGSLQPIKGALPIAIKAREEGFKHFILPKENAKEAAIVNDLNVLGVDNIMEVINHFDGNKLIEPTTVDTRAEFYKHIDFPEFDFADVKGQESIKRCMEIAAAGGHNIILIGPPGAGKTMLAKRLPSILPPMTLHEALETTKIHSVVGKVKNTGLMYQRPFRSPHHTISDVALVGGGQYPQPGEISLAHNGVLFLDELPEFKRTVLEVMRQPLEDREVTISRARFTVNYPSSFMLVASMNPSPSGYFNNPDSPVTSSPAEMQRYLSKISGPLLDRIDIHIEVTPVPFDKLSDERKGESSVDIRKRVTLAREIQTTRFKNLENIHYNAQMNVKQIREFCKLSEESKSLLKVAMEKLNLSARAYDRILKVSRTIADLASSENILSEHITEAIQYRSLDREGWLG, encoded by the coding sequence ATGCTAGTAAAAGTCTATGGAAGTGCTGTTTTTGGTATTGAAGCAACCACAATTACTGTTGAAGTTAATATTGATAAAGGTATAGGATATCATTTAGTTGGATTACCCGATAAAGCTGTAAGTGAAAGTTCGTATCGAATCTCTGCCGCTTTAGCTAATAACAGTTACAAACTCCCTGGAAAGAAAATCATTATTAACATGGCACCAGCCGATATTCGTAAAGAAGGTGCTGCCTACGATTTAACTTTAGCTATTGGTATTTTGGCTGCCTCCAATCAAATAAAATCAGAACAGATTGATGAATATATTATTATGGGAGAACTTTCTCTTGATGGAAGTTTACAACCTATAAAAGGAGCTCTACCTATTGCTATTAAGGCTCGTGAAGAAGGATTTAAACACTTTATCCTTCCAAAAGAAAATGCCAAAGAGGCTGCTATAGTTAATGACTTAAATGTTCTTGGGGTAGACAATATTATGGAAGTTATAAACCATTTTGATGGTAACAAACTAATTGAACCTACAACCGTTGACACCCGTGCTGAATTTTACAAGCATATTGACTTTCCTGAGTTTGATTTTGCTGATGTAAAAGGACAAGAATCTATAAAACGTTGCATGGAAATTGCCGCTGCTGGTGGACATAATATCATTCTTATTGGACCTCCAGGAGCAGGTAAAACAATGTTAGCAAAACGTTTACCATCCATTCTTCCTCCTATGACCTTACACGAAGCCTTAGAAACCACTAAAATACATTCAGTGGTAGGAAAAGTAAAAAATACTGGCTTAATGTATCAACGTCCCTTTCGCTCACCACATCATACAATTTCAGATGTTGCGCTCGTAGGTGGAGGACAATACCCACAACCTGGAGAAATATCTTTGGCACATAATGGTGTTTTATTTTTAGATGAACTTCCCGAATTTAAGCGTACCGTTTTAGAGGTAATGCGTCAACCTTTAGAAGATAGAGAAGTTACTATATCACGTGCGCGTTTTACCGTAAACTACCCTAGTAGTTTTATGTTAGTTGCTAGTATGAATCCGAGTCCTTCTGGATATTTCAACAATCCCGACTCACCGGTTACCTCCTCTCCTGCCGAAATGCAACGTTATTTAAGCAAAATTTCTGGTCCCTTGTTAGACAGAATCGATATCCACATTGAAGTAACACCAGTACCTTTTGATAAGCTCTCTGATGAACGAAAAGGAGAAAGTAGTGTAGATATTAGAAAAAGAGTTACCCTTGCTCGTGAAATACAAACAACTAGATTTAAAAACCTTGAAAACATTCATTACAACGCACAAATGAATGTAAAGCAAATTCGTGAATTTTGTAAATTATCAGAAGAAAGTAAAAGCTTATTAAAAGTGGCCATGGAAAAGTTAAACCTATCAGCTAGGGCTTATGACAGAATTTTAAAAGTATCTCGTACCATTGCCGATTTAGCTTCTTCCGAAAATATACTATCCGAACATATTACCGAAGCAATTCAGTATAGAAGTCTAGATCGTGAAGGTTGGTTAGGATAA
- a CDS encoding TlpA family protein disulfide reductase: MKKLVYLLAFSIALVSCKEKQKDYVTFSGKITNKNSETVTISNPQFKFNKVIKVGEDGTFKDTMNVKDGFYRFFDGKEYTALYLKNGADINMTIDAKKFDETITYTGVGFEESAFLAKASLEQKKLFEDKELMNLPELDFRSKVSNFVDDFNKRFEGASLDSTFVASQKQSIAGLENYLTKMYNDKQYITKKLAKGAESPKFVNYENNAGGTTSLDDLKGKYVYIDLWATWCQPCKNEIPFLKKVEEKYHNKNIEFVSISVDRQKDYETWKKMIVDKELSGVQLYAKEDKAFMDAYRVSGIPRFILLDPEGKIIDSNAPRPSNPKLVELFESLNI, encoded by the coding sequence ATGAAAAAATTAGTTTACTTATTGGCATTTTCTATTGCCTTAGTTTCATGTAAAGAGAAACAAAAAGATTATGTGACTTTTTCTGGAAAAATTACCAACAAAAACTCTGAAACAGTTACTATTTCTAACCCTCAATTTAAATTCAACAAAGTAATTAAAGTTGGTGAGGATGGAACTTTTAAAGATACTATGAATGTAAAAGATGGTTTCTACAGATTTTTTGATGGTAAAGAATATACTGCTTTATACTTAAAAAACGGAGCCGATATTAATATGACGATTGATGCTAAAAAATTTGACGAAACTATAACTTATACAGGGGTTGGTTTTGAAGAAAGTGCTTTTTTAGCTAAAGCTTCATTAGAGCAAAAGAAATTATTTGAAGATAAAGAATTAATGAATTTACCAGAGTTAGACTTCAGATCTAAAGTTTCTAATTTTGTTGATGATTTTAACAAAAGATTTGAAGGAGCCTCATTAGATTCTACTTTTGTAGCAAGTCAAAAACAAAGTATTGCTGGTTTAGAAAATTACTTAACTAAAATGTATAACGACAAGCAATACATTACTAAAAAATTAGCTAAGGGTGCTGAATCTCCTAAGTTTGTTAATTACGAAAACAATGCTGGTGGTACTACTTCTTTAGATGATTTAAAAGGTAAGTATGTGTATATCGATTTATGGGCTACTTGGTGTCAACCATGTAAAAATGAAATTCCTTTCTTAAAGAAAGTTGAAGAAAAATATCACAATAAAAACATCGAGTTCGTAAGTATTTCTGTTGACAGACAAAAAGACTATGAAACTTGGAAAAAAATGATTGTTGATAAAGAATTATCAGGAGTACAATTATATGCTAAAGAAGATAAAGCTTTCATGGATGCGTATAGAGTATCAGGAATTCCAAGATTTATTTTATTAGATCCAGAAGGAAAGATTATAGACTCTAATGCTCCAAGACCTTCTAATCCTAAATTAGTTGAGTTATTTGAATCATTAAATATCTAG
- a CDS encoding ferritin, which produces METAIRRDMILDVEVVDLLNHQITMEQQASSKYLAMASWCDQRELRNSAAYFYKQAEEEREHMMKIFKFVNDNGGSAMSPVATEVSHEFESLRAIFEASLDAEIEVTKSIHHVFKTARKVGDFTSEIFLQWFVTEQAEEEEKVRDILDLIDLMEGMPLKMIDERIPTE; this is translated from the coding sequence ATGGAAACAGCAATAAGAAGAGACATGATTTTAGACGTGGAAGTAGTTGATTTGCTAAACCACCAAATAACAATGGAGCAACAAGCCTCTTCTAAGTATTTAGCGATGGCCTCTTGGTGCGACCAAAGAGAACTTAGAAATAGTGCAGCATACTTTTATAAGCAAGCGGAAGAAGAAAGAGAGCACATGATGAAAATTTTTAAATTCGTTAACGATAATGGCGGTAGTGCAATGTCACCTGTAGCTACTGAAGTTTCTCACGAATTTGAAAGCTTACGAGCTATTTTTGAAGCTTCTTTAGATGCAGAAATAGAAGTTACCAAATCAATTCATCACGTATTTAAAACTGCAAGAAAAGTAGGCGATTTCACTTCTGAAATCTTTTTACAATGGTTTGTAACAGAACAAGCCGAAGAAGAAGAAAAAGTAAGAGACATTTTAGACTTAATCGATTTAATGGAAGGTATGCCTTTAAAAATGATTGATGAGCGCATTCCTACTGAATAA
- the ahcY gene encoding adenosylhomocysteinase, giving the protein MSTKTATYVPYKVKDISLADWGRKEIELAEAEMPGLMSLREEYKDEQPLKGARIAGCLHMTIQTAVLIETLQALGAEVTWSSCNIFSTQDQAAAAIAAAGTPVYAWKGMNEEEFDWCIEQTLFFGEDKKPLNMILDDGGDLTNMVLDKYPELAPGIKGLSEETTTGVHRLYERMKNGTLPMPAINVNDSVTKSKFDNKYGCKESAVDAIRRATDVMLAGKRVVVCGYGDVGKGTAASFRGAGSIVTVTEIDPICALQAAMDGFEVKKLETVVGNADIVITTTGNKDIVRSEHFEAMKDKTIVCNIGHFDNEIQMAWLNETYGDTKVEIKPQVDKYTVKGNDIIVLAEGRLVNLGCATGHPSFVMSNSFTNQTLAQIELWNNSDAYKNEVYMLPKHLDEKVAKLHLAKIGVELTELREDQAKYIGVTVEGPYKPEHYRY; this is encoded by the coding sequence ATGAGCACAAAAACCGCGACATATGTTCCTTACAAAGTTAAAGATATTTCTTTAGCTGATTGGGGAAGAAAAGAGATTGAATTGGCAGAAGCTGAAATGCCAGGGTTAATGAGTTTACGCGAAGAGTACAAAGATGAGCAACCTTTAAAGGGAGCAAGAATTGCAGGATGTTTACACATGACGATTCAAACTGCGGTTTTAATTGAAACATTACAGGCTTTAGGAGCTGAGGTTACTTGGAGTTCTTGTAATATTTTCTCTACGCAAGATCAAGCTGCTGCTGCTATTGCTGCTGCTGGAACTCCTGTGTATGCTTGGAAAGGTATGAACGAGGAAGAGTTTGATTGGTGTATTGAACAAACATTATTCTTTGGTGAAGATAAGAAGCCATTAAACATGATTTTAGATGATGGTGGAGATTTAACCAATATGGTTTTAGATAAATATCCTGAGTTAGCTCCTGGAATTAAAGGGTTGTCTGAAGAAACTACGACTGGAGTACACCGTTTATACGAGCGTATGAAAAACGGAACGTTACCAATGCCTGCTATTAACGTAAATGACTCGGTTACTAAATCGAAGTTTGACAATAAGTACGGATGTAAAGAATCTGCAGTTGATGCAATTCGTCGTGCTACGGATGTAATGTTAGCTGGTAAAAGAGTAGTGGTTTGTGGTTATGGTGATGTTGGTAAAGGTACTGCGGCGTCTTTCCGTGGAGCTGGTTCTATTGTTACTGTTACTGAAATTGATCCTATTTGTGCGTTACAAGCTGCAATGGACGGTTTTGAAGTAAAGAAATTAGAAACTGTTGTTGGAAATGCTGATATCGTAATTACTACAACTGGTAACAAAGATATCGTTCGTTCTGAGCATTTTGAGGCAATGAAGGACAAAACAATCGTTTGTAACATCGGTCACTTTGATAACGAAATCCAAATGGCTTGGTTAAATGAAACATACGGTGATACTAAGGTTGAAATTAAACCTCAGGTTGATAAGTATACAGTTAAAGGAAACGATATTATCGTATTAGCAGAAGGACGTTTAGTAAACTTAGGTTGTGCTACTGGTCACCCAAGTTTTGTAATGTCTAACTCATTTACAAATCAAACTTTAGCGCAAATCGAGTTATGGAATAATTCTGATGCGTATAAAAACGAGGTGTACATGTTACCAAAACACTTAGATGAAAAAGTAGCAAAATTACACTTAGCTAAGATTGGTGTAGAGTTAACTGAGTTACGTGAAGACCAAGCGAAATATATTGGTGTAACTGTTGAAGGTCCATACAAGCCAGAACACTATAGATATTAG
- a CDS encoding 4'-phosphopantetheinyl transferase family protein, translating into MPLYKTLTVNNHAKALIWKIEESFEQLSNGVSLTKGNQQRVDGMKSDLHQRGFMSVRHLLKEVGYTDDDLLYDGYGKPHLKDGKFISITHSFTFSAIIISDTQPVGIDIEMQRDKIVKIAHKFTPIEEYKSIANHDALVSKLTIVWGAKESLYKIYGKKKLLFLENIYIEDFSFDTNQTTGKILYEGQTSEYDIHFLEMEGFTCVCAC; encoded by the coding sequence ATGCCTCTTTACAAAACATTAACGGTAAACAACCATGCTAAAGCATTGATTTGGAAGATTGAAGAATCTTTTGAACAACTTTCTAACGGTGTTTCTTTAACAAAAGGAAATCAACAAAGAGTAGACGGCATGAAGTCCGATTTACACCAAAGAGGCTTTATGAGCGTACGCCATTTACTAAAAGAAGTTGGTTATACCGATGATGATTTACTATACGATGGCTACGGTAAACCACACTTAAAAGACGGCAAATTTATTTCAATCACCCATTCATTTACCTTTTCGGCAATTATTATTTCCGATACACAACCTGTGGGAATAGATATTGAAATGCAGCGCGACAAAATTGTGAAAATCGCACACAAATTCACTCCTATAGAAGAATACAAATCTATTGCCAACCACGATGCTTTGGTAAGCAAATTAACTATTGTTTGGGGCGCCAAAGAAAGCTTGTATAAAATCTACGGAAAGAAAAAATTGCTCTTCTTAGAAAACATTTATATTGAAGATTTCTCTTTTGACACCAATCAAACCACAGGAAAAATCTTGTACGAAGGACAAACCTCTGAGTACGACATTCACTTTTTAGAAATGGAAGGATTCACCTGCGTATGCGCTTGTTAA